A window of Rhodospirillaceae bacterium contains these coding sequences:
- a CDS encoding ABC transporter permease subunit (The N-terminal region of this protein, as described by TIGR01726, is a three transmembrane segment that identifies a subfamily of ABC transporter permease subunits, which specificities that include histidine, arginine, glutamine, glutamate, L-cystine (sic), the opines (in Agrobacterium) octopine and nopaline, etc.): MLSNQKYRNIFFQICLVAALIAAFYWLIQNTHDNLSRIGLDVGFGFWNQPAGFDISLSLIHYDTSSSTYGRVFLVGVLNTLLVSFSGIIAATLLGFFIGFLGLSKNFLAAKLAGFYVEILRNTPLLVQCVFWYFGVITALPNIRNSLHIGEAFFLNQRGVYLPKPQASEEFIWVIAVFFIAIILAALLIWWNKRYQERTGRRLPVGWINTGIMVILPLACVWLLQVRVEWQLPRLQGFNFSGGILLPPEFLALFLALSLYTSAYIAEIVRSGFLSVDYGQTEAGKALGLKQNRINRLVIIPQAMRVIIPPLTNQYLNLIKNSSLAVAIGYPDLVSVFTGTTLNQTGRAIEIVLITMMFYLFISLLVSGFMNWYNRRLAIIER; encoded by the coding sequence GTGTTAAGTAACCAGAAATATCGTAACATCTTTTTTCAAATTTGCTTGGTGGCAGCTTTAATAGCGGCATTTTATTGGCTGATCCAAAACACTCACGATAATTTGTCAAGAATTGGGCTGGATGTTGGCTTCGGTTTTTGGAATCAACCCGCCGGTTTTGATATCTCTTTAAGTTTGATACATTATGATACCTCATCTTCAACCTATGGTCGGGTTTTTCTTGTTGGTGTTTTAAACACCCTACTGGTATCTTTTTCAGGAATCATCGCAGCCACCTTATTAGGATTTTTTATAGGATTTTTGGGGTTATCCAAAAATTTCCTGGCCGCCAAGCTTGCCGGTTTTTATGTCGAAATCTTAAGAAATACCCCCCTATTGGTGCAATGTGTTTTTTGGTATTTCGGGGTTATTACCGCCTTGCCAAACATTCGCAACAGTCTGCATATTGGGGAGGCTTTCTTTTTAAACCAGCGCGGAGTTTATCTGCCAAAACCCCAGGCTTCCGAAGAATTCATATGGGTTATTGCCGTATTTTTTATAGCCATTATTTTAGCCGCTTTACTGATATGGTGGAATAAAAGATATCAGGAAAGAACCGGAAGAAGGTTGCCGGTGGGCTGGATCAACACCGGCATCATGGTTATTTTGCCATTAGCTTGTGTTTGGTTATTACAGGTGCGTGTGGAATGGCAGCTACCCAGATTACAAGGATTTAATTTTAGCGGTGGTATTTTGTTACCACCTGAATTTCTTGCCTTATTTTTGGCCTTATCACTTTATACGTCCGCTTATATAGCTGAAATTGTTAGATCAGGCTTTCTATCCGTAGATTATGGACAGACAGAAGCAGGTAAGGCCCTTGGCCTCAAGCAAAACCGGATTAATCGGCTGGTGATTATTCCACAAGCCATGCGGGTTATTATTCCACCTTTGACCAACCAATATTTAAATTTGATTAAGAACTCGTCCCTGGCAGTCGCGATTGGTTATCCTGATTTAGTTAGCGTCTTTACAGGCACCACTTTGAATCAAACGGGCCGGGCGATTGAAATTGTTTTGATCACGATGATGTTTTACCTCTTCATCAGCTTACTGGTATCAGGATTTATGAATTGGTATAATCGCCGTCTTGCAATTATTGAACGTTGA
- a CDS encoding amino acid ABC transporter ATP-binding protein: protein MIKMIGVNKWYGQFHVLKNINLTINKGEKVVICGPSGSGKSTLIRCINRLEEHQKGHIYVNNVELTSNLKNIEKIRQDVGMVFQQFNLFPHLTVLENLTLAPLWVKKMPKADAEKLAFQYLERVKIPEQAHKYPGQLSGGQQQRVAIARALCMNPKVMLFDEPTSALDPEMIKEVLDVMSELAATGMTMICVTHEMGFAKTVADRIIFMDFGEIVEESAPEIFFNNPKSDRTKQFLSQILRH, encoded by the coding sequence ATGATTAAAATGATTGGTGTTAATAAATGGTACGGCCAATTCCATGTTTTGAAAAATATTAATTTAACCATTAATAAAGGCGAAAAAGTTGTCATTTGCGGCCCGTCAGGTTCTGGTAAATCTACATTAATCCGCTGCATTAATCGATTGGAGGAACATCAAAAAGGTCACATTTACGTCAATAATGTCGAATTAACCAGCAATTTAAAAAATATTGAAAAAATCAGACAAGATGTGGGGATGGTATTCCAACAATTTAATTTATTCCCGCATTTAACAGTTCTCGAGAATTTAACATTGGCCCCTTTATGGGTAAAAAAAATGCCCAAAGCCGATGCAGAAAAATTAGCCTTTCAATATTTGGAACGTGTAAAAATTCCTGAACAAGCCCATAAATATCCGGGCCAGCTTTCCGGCGGCCAGCAACAGCGTGTAGCCATTGCCCGGGCACTATGTATGAATCCGAAGGTAATGTTGTTTGACGAACCAACCTCAGCCCTTGATCCTGAAATGATTAAGGAAGTGTTAGATGTGATGAGTGAGTTAGCAGCAACGGGAATGACCATGATTTGTGTTACCCATGAAATGGGTTTCGCAAAAACCGTTGCGGATCGGATCATTTTTATGGATTTTGGTGAAATTGTTGAAGAGAGCGCACCTGAAATCTTCTTCAACAATCCCAAATCGGATCGAACCAAACAATTTCTTAGCCAAATTTTAAGGCATTAA
- the hfq gene encoding RNA chaperone Hfq, translating to MANDKSQNVQDVFLNHIRRQKVLVTIFLASGVKLQGVVTWFDNFSLLLRRDSQVQLIYKHAISTIMPATPIQLFEPKDNSDDED from the coding sequence ATGGCAAACGATAAATCACAAAATGTTCAAGATGTTTTTCTTAATCATATCCGTCGCCAAAAGGTATTGGTGACTATTTTTTTGGCAAGCGGAGTGAAATTGCAAGGGGTAGTCACTTGGTTTGATAATTTTTCGCTGTTGTTACGGCGCGATTCTCAAGTCCAGCTGATTTATAAGCATGCCATTTCAACAATTATGCCAGCGACACCTATCCAGTTGTTTGAGCCAAAAGACAACAGTGACGATGAAGATTAA
- a CDS encoding HAD family hydrolase, with product MMNNLPKAVIFDWDNTLVDSWFLLHQAWNVTLKKMNFPEWSLSEVKQKVKASLRDSFPQLFGEHWQTAREIFHGFFAEHHLNYLKPMPGAEDLLKEFHRQGCYLAVVSNKSGGLLRKEATALGWNKYFGKIIGAGDALKDKPAVEPVEMALHPSGIIRGKQVWFLGDTDIDISCAVNAGCKAILIRAEEPLAQEFLQEKPDLYVSSCQELMNSLKTMY from the coding sequence ATAATGAATAATTTACCCAAAGCGGTGATTTTTGATTGGGATAATACCTTGGTTGACAGCTGGTTTTTGCTTCATCAAGCCTGGAATGTTACGTTAAAAAAAATGAATTTTCCTGAATGGTCTTTGTCTGAGGTAAAACAAAAAGTTAAAGCTTCCCTAAGGGACTCATTTCCACAATTGTTTGGAGAACATTGGCAAACGGCTCGGGAAATCTTTCATGGATTTTTTGCAGAACATCACTTGAATTATTTAAAACCTATGCCGGGGGCTGAAGATTTATTAAAAGAATTTCATCGCCAAGGATGCTATCTGGCGGTTGTCAGCAATAAAAGCGGAGGGCTTTTAAGAAAAGAGGCCACTGCTTTAGGGTGGAACAAGTATTTCGGAAAAATTATTGGGGCAGGGGACGCTTTAAAAGACAAACCCGCCGTTGAACCGGTCGAAATGGCCTTGCATCCAAGCGGAATTATAAGGGGTAAACAAGTGTGGTTTTTGGGCGACACTGATATTGATATCTCATGTGCGGTTAATGCAGGTTGCAAAGCTATTCTAATTCGTGCCGAAGAACCGTTGGCGCAAGAATTCCTTCAAGAAAAACCGGATTTGTACGTTTCTTCTTGTCAAGAGTTAATGAATTCTCTTAAAACAATGTATTAA
- a CDS encoding D-amino-acid transaminase — MSRYAYVNGQYTAHQDGMIHIEDRGYQFADGVYEVVMIYQDRLVDEEGHLDRLEGSLQEVKIRMPLSRAAIKLIMRELIRRNDVKNGIIYLQINRGVAPRDHKFPVSSKPSVIMTTKRLQFSTKNQENGVKIISLPDLRWKRCDIKSISLLPNVLAKQQAAENNAFEAWLIDSQDMVTEGTSSNAWIVTHKNKVITRKASKSILNGITRQTLLKIMHDHQVGLEERSFSLQEALEAKEAFLTSSSAFVMPVCQINNTLIGGGKPGPFTLDILQEYKKFLQQLPILSRA, encoded by the coding sequence ATGTCCAGATATGCATATGTAAACGGTCAATATACTGCCCATCAAGATGGCATGATACATATTGAAGACCGTGGTTATCAGTTTGCCGATGGTGTTTACGAAGTTGTCATGATTTACCAAGACCGTTTGGTCGATGAAGAAGGACATTTAGACCGTTTAGAGGGGTCACTGCAAGAAGTTAAAATCCGCATGCCGTTATCACGTGCTGCCATCAAACTCATTATGCGGGAATTAATCCGCCGTAATGATGTGAAGAACGGGATAATATATTTACAAATAAATCGGGGTGTTGCACCCCGGGATCATAAATTTCCTGTGTCAAGCAAACCATCGGTCATTATGACGACCAAAAGGTTGCAGTTTTCCACTAAAAATCAAGAAAATGGTGTTAAAATTATTAGCCTTCCTGATCTGCGTTGGAAACGCTGCGATATTAAATCCATATCACTGCTGCCAAATGTTCTGGCAAAACAACAAGCGGCTGAAAATAATGCTTTTGAAGCTTGGCTGATTGACAGCCAGGACATGGTGACTGAAGGCACATCAAGCAATGCTTGGATTGTTACCCACAAAAACAAGGTGATTACACGCAAAGCGAGTAAATCTATCCTTAATGGGATTACCCGGCAAACCTTATTAAAAATAATGCATGATCATCAGGTAGGGTTGGAAGAAAGATCTTTTAGTTTACAAGAAGCCTTGGAGGCTAAAGAAGCATTCTTAACAAGCAGTAGTGCCTTTGTCATGCCTGTTTGTCAGATCAATAATACCCTGATTGGTGGGGGTAAGCCTGGCCCATTTACCTTAGATATTTTGCAGGAATACAAAAAATTTCTGCAACAATTACCAATTCTTTCCCGCGCATAA